One Nostoc sp. UHCC 0302 DNA window includes the following coding sequences:
- a CDS encoding PIN domain-containing protein produces MIKILVDADLILEALMNRNECVEDVRELLDRVNPSIQIHLTDVGWQKIYAYASRLRNNKIAEIVVSWLQVKIQICSVDQSILQQARSSPLKDFESAVELVCVNYQKLDAIVTHKYEDFAKAPNKCWVWSVAELWVRANLENQLQATISSTQRRK; encoded by the coding sequence GTGATCAAAATTTTAGTTGATGCTGATTTAATATTAGAAGCTCTGATGAATCGTAACGAATGTGTAGAAGATGTTAGAGAATTATTAGATAGAGTTAATCCATCGATTCAAATCCATTTAACAGATGTAGGATGGCAAAAAATTTATGCTTACGCCAGCCGTTTACGGAATAATAAGATTGCTGAGATTGTCGTCAGTTGGTTACAAGTGAAAATTCAGATTTGTTCTGTAGACCAAAGTATTTTACAGCAAGCACGTTCATCACCATTAAAAGATTTTGAATCTGCTGTAGAACTAGTATGTGTCAATTATCAAAAACTTGATGCAATTGTCACCCATAAATATGAAGATTTTGCCAAAGCTCCCAACAAGTGTTGGGTTTGGTCAGTAGCTGAGTTATGGGTGCGTGCAAACCTAGAAAATCAGCTACAAGCAACAATATCTAGTACACAACGGCGAAAATAA
- a CDS encoding RnfABCDGE type electron transport complex subunit D has product MLFKDIRDYQILFLGLFLVLGIGTRDWTLRPELIAVAIATCLSTQWILSSVICKGQITNLRSALISSLGLSLLLRTDHWTTMAFAAAIAIASKFIFKVGDKHFFNPANFGIISALVLTPDAWVSPGQWGEDWWYGLLFAGTGGMILQRVGRWDTTAAFLGAYSLLEAIRNLWLGWTWDVYCHRLMSGSLLLFALFMVTDPRSIPNNQIGRIVWAICIAILTFILRNYFFVSTAVFWALFTLAPLTILIDVLWSAPRFSWFWESSTDKGDSCRDAINRVSTG; this is encoded by the coding sequence ATGCTATTCAAAGATATACGAGATTATCAAATTTTATTTCTGGGCTTGTTTCTAGTCTTGGGAATCGGTACTAGAGACTGGACGCTGCGACCAGAGTTAATTGCGGTAGCGATCGCAACTTGTTTATCAACGCAATGGATATTGTCATCAGTCATTTGCAAAGGACAAATAACGAATCTCCGCAGTGCCTTAATTAGCTCTTTAGGACTTAGCCTGCTTTTGCGAACCGACCACTGGACAACAATGGCTTTCGCCGCAGCAATTGCGATCGCTAGTAAATTTATCTTTAAAGTTGGCGATAAACATTTCTTTAACCCTGCTAATTTTGGGATCATTTCCGCCTTGGTTTTGACCCCCGATGCTTGGGTTTCTCCAGGACAGTGGGGCGAGGATTGGTGGTATGGGTTATTATTTGCTGGCACTGGTGGCATGATTTTGCAGCGGGTTGGCCGCTGGGACACAACAGCAGCTTTTTTGGGTGCTTACTCCTTATTAGAAGCAATTCGTAATCTTTGGCTGGGTTGGACTTGGGATGTTTACTGCCATCGATTGATGAGCGGTTCTTTGCTGCTGTTTGCCCTATTTATGGTCACCGATCCGCGATCTATTCCCAACAACCAAATCGGGCGTATAGTTTGGGCAATATGCATCGCCATCTTGACTTTTATCTTACGGAATTATTTCTTTGTCTCCACCGCAGTTTTCTGGGCGCTATTCACCCTTGCCCCATTGACCATCCTGATAGATGTTCTCTGGTCAGCGCCACGATTTTCTTGGTTTTGGGAGAGTAGCACAGATAAAGGAGATTCCTGTAGAGACGCGATTAATCGCGTCTCTACAGGATAA
- a CDS encoding RNA-binding S4 domain-containing protein, translating into MKPRDNTIKLNQFLKLMGIVPTGGQAKLMIQGGNVKLNGEVETRRGRRLVPGDQVTVEGKTFEVNLNNSEEQDPVTVLPDET; encoded by the coding sequence ATGAAACCCAGAGATAACACAATAAAGTTAAATCAATTTTTAAAGTTGATGGGTATAGTGCCAACTGGAGGGCAAGCCAAGCTAATGATTCAAGGTGGTAATGTAAAACTAAATGGTGAAGTGGAAACCCGACGAGGACGGCGATTAGTACCAGGTGATCAAGTGACAGTGGAAGGAAAAACTTTTGAAGTCAATCTAAACAACAGTGAAGAGCAAGACCCAGTAACAGTTCTTCCAGACGAAACTTGA
- a CDS encoding polysaccharide deacetylase family protein: protein MQFAPLYPILYRFLQPTFPNCLWSGDRNSKAIALTFDDGPHPQYTPEVLTVLDRYKITANFFWLGVCVNRSPGIAKAVSDRGHWIGLHGYDHRSFPMLSPNDLKESLEKTQVAIHSACNLQPQQVRDVRPPNGFFTPAILKLFSQWYYRPVMWSVVPEDWVRPGVATVAQRVINQVQNGSLIVLHDGVCGGQDVAATIKILIPQLLQQGYEFVTVDTLWQQSQTK, encoded by the coding sequence ATGCAGTTTGCTCCTCTTTACCCGATTTTATATCGCTTTCTTCAACCGACTTTTCCCAACTGTCTTTGGAGTGGTGATCGCAATTCCAAAGCGATCGCACTGACGTTTGATGATGGCCCCCATCCCCAATACACACCAGAAGTATTGACTGTTTTAGACCGTTACAAAATCACAGCTAATTTTTTTTGGTTGGGTGTTTGCGTTAACCGTTCACCTGGAATCGCCAAAGCAGTTAGCGATCGCGGACACTGGATCGGATTGCATGGCTATGATCATCGCTCTTTTCCCATGCTTTCCCCCAATGACCTCAAAGAAAGTTTAGAAAAAACCCAAGTTGCTATTCATAGCGCTTGCAACCTGCAACCTCAACAAGTGCGCGATGTCCGTCCCCCCAATGGTTTCTTTACACCCGCTATCTTAAAACTCTTCTCTCAGTGGTATTACCGACCAGTAATGTGGAGTGTCGTACCAGAAGATTGGGTGCGTCCGGGAGTTGCTACTGTGGCACAGCGAGTTATCAACCAAGTGCAAAACGGCTCACTAATTGTCTTACATGATGGTGTCTGCGGCGGGCAAGATGTTGCTGCCACAATCAAAATCCTCATTCCGCAATTGCTACAACAAGGTTACGAGTTTGTTACTGTTGATACCTTATGGCAGCAATCTCAAACCAAATAA
- a CDS encoding glucose 1-dehydrogenase, with protein MKGLAGKNALITGASSGIGQAIAIRLAQEGCNIAINYRKSEEEAQDTEEIAMQKACGQVEECSLRSLLVQGDVSQEQDIIKMVNTVVEKFGSLDILVNNAGIQIEKASHEITADEFDKVISVNLRGAYLCAREVIRHFLSRNQGGAIINISSVHEIIPRPLYVSYSISKGGMENLTKTLALEYANRGIRVNAIAPGATITPINQAWVDDPEKKAVVESHIPMGRAGNSDEMAAAVAFLVSEEAAYITGQTLFIDGGLTLYADFREPWSA; from the coding sequence ATGAAAGGATTAGCAGGGAAAAATGCGCTGATTACAGGAGCGAGTTCCGGTATTGGGCAGGCGATCGCCATTCGTCTTGCACAAGAAGGCTGCAACATTGCAATCAATTACCGTAAGAGTGAAGAAGAAGCACAAGACACAGAAGAAATAGCAATGCAAAAAGCTTGCGGACAAGTAGAAGAATGCAGCCTGCGCTCTCTTTTGGTTCAAGGAGATGTTTCTCAAGAACAAGACATTATCAAAATGGTGAATACAGTTGTCGAGAAATTTGGCAGTCTTGACATTTTAGTCAATAATGCCGGAATTCAAATCGAAAAAGCATCTCATGAAATCACAGCAGACGAATTTGACAAAGTTATTTCAGTCAACTTGCGGGGTGCTTATCTTTGTGCGCGAGAAGTAATCCGGCATTTTCTTTCTCGTAATCAGGGCGGCGCGATCATTAATATTTCCAGTGTGCATGAAATTATTCCTCGTCCGTTATACGTCAGCTATTCCATTAGTAAGGGAGGTATGGAAAATTTGACGAAGACTTTAGCACTGGAGTACGCAAACCGGGGAATTCGTGTGAATGCGATCGCCCCCGGAGCAACTATTACTCCGATCAATCAAGCTTGGGTAGATGACCCTGAAAAGAAAGCAGTAGTAGAGAGTCACATTCCAATGGGGCGAGCAGGTAATTCCGATGAAATGGCGGCTGCGGTCGCTTTCTTAGTATCCGAGGAAGCAGCTTACATCACTGGACAAACACTGTTTATCGATGGTGGACTAACCCTCTATGCCGATTTCCGAGAGCCTTGGTCAGCCTAA
- a CDS encoding transposase → MKAYSLDLRQKILDTYLQGGISQRQLAKRFCVTLSFIEKLLKQYRETGSIAPKIRTEQTPPKLNSEQFNILKEIVEANNDATLSEIRSILAEKTGVIIGISTVDRMLQKMEISLKKIQILQ, encoded by the coding sequence ATGAAAGCATATTCCCTCGATTTACGCCAAAAAATTCTGGATACATATTTACAAGGGGGAATATCACAACGTCAATTAGCCAAAAGATTTTGTGTAACTTTAAGTTTTATCGAGAAATTACTAAAACAGTATAGAGAAACAGGTAGTATCGCACCTAAAATCAGGACGGAACAAACACCACCAAAACTCAACTCTGAACAATTTAATATTCTCAAAGAAATAGTAGAAGCCAATAATGATGCTACTTTATCAGAAATTCGCTCAATTTTGGCAGAAAAAACAGGAGTCATAATTGGTATTTCTACAGTAGATAGAATGTTACAGAAGATGGAAATCAGCCTTAAAAAAATTCAAATATTACAGTGA
- a CDS encoding alpha-D-glucose phosphate-specific phosphoglucomutase codes for MNIRNISTSPFPDQKPGTSGLRKAVTVFQQPHYLENFIQSIFDTIGDFQGQTLILGGDGRYYNRQAIQIILKMAAANGVGRVKVGIGGIMSTPATSCVIRKYNAFGGIILSASHNPGGPEGDFGVKYNTSNGGPAPEKVTAAIFERSKLIDHYKILEAPDVNLDTLSESKLGDMVVEVIDSVQDYEKLMESLFDFERIRELLSSGNFRMCMDSLHAVTGPYAHNLFEQRLGAPRGTVINGTPLEDFGGGHPDPNLVYAHELVKILFGEAAPDFGAASDGDGDRNMILGRKFFVTPSDSLAVITANATLVPGYQDGLAGVARSMPTSQAADRVAADLGIDCYETPTGWKFFGNLLDANKATVCGEESFGTGSNHIREKDGLWAVLFWLNILAVKQKSVEQLLQEHWYKYGRNYYSRHDYEAIDSERANQLLANLYTQIPTLKGKKLGNYEVEYSDDFSYTDPVDGSISENQGIRIGFTDGSRIVYRLSGTGTQGATLRIYLESYEPDTSKQNLEPQQNLADLITIANEVAQVRTFTNMEKPTVIT; via the coding sequence ATGAATATCCGTAACATTTCTACTAGTCCCTTCCCCGATCAGAAGCCCGGTACTTCTGGACTGCGAAAAGCAGTTACTGTTTTTCAGCAACCCCATTACCTAGAAAACTTTATTCAGTCTATCTTCGATACTATCGGAGATTTCCAAGGACAAACCTTAATCTTGGGTGGTGATGGACGCTATTACAATCGGCAAGCGATTCAAATCATCCTCAAAATGGCTGCTGCTAATGGGGTTGGACGTGTGAAAGTTGGTATTGGGGGTATAATGTCCACCCCAGCAACTTCCTGTGTAATTCGTAAGTATAATGCTTTCGGTGGCATCATTCTATCAGCCAGCCATAATCCCGGTGGCCCAGAAGGAGATTTCGGTGTAAAGTACAATACCAGTAATGGGGGGCCAGCACCAGAAAAGGTGACCGCAGCAATTTTTGAGCGTAGCAAGTTAATAGACCATTACAAAATTTTAGAAGCACCAGATGTAAATTTAGACACACTCAGTGAGTCTAAATTAGGAGATATGGTAGTTGAAGTCATTGACTCGGTGCAGGACTACGAAAAACTCATGGAGTCGTTATTCGACTTTGAGCGGATTAGAGAACTGCTCAGCAGTGGAAATTTTCGGATGTGCATGGACTCGTTGCACGCTGTAACTGGGCCTTATGCTCATAACCTATTTGAGCAAAGACTTGGTGCGCCAAGAGGGACGGTAATCAACGGGACTCCCTTAGAGGATTTTGGTGGTGGACACCCTGACCCCAATTTGGTCTATGCTCACGAATTAGTCAAGATATTGTTTGGCGAAGCGGCTCCCGACTTTGGTGCAGCTTCTGATGGTGATGGCGATCGCAACATGATTCTGGGACGCAAATTTTTTGTGACACCAAGCGATAGTTTAGCAGTTATAACAGCAAATGCTACTTTAGTTCCTGGTTATCAAGATGGTTTAGCTGGAGTAGCGCGTTCTATGCCCACTAGTCAAGCAGCTGACAGAGTAGCAGCAGATTTGGGGATTGATTGCTATGAAACGCCAACAGGCTGGAAATTCTTCGGGAACTTGTTAGATGCCAATAAAGCCACTGTTTGTGGAGAAGAAAGCTTTGGTACTGGTTCAAACCATATCCGAGAAAAAGACGGGCTGTGGGCGGTGTTATTTTGGCTGAACATATTAGCAGTCAAACAAAAATCTGTTGAGCAACTCTTGCAGGAACATTGGTACAAATACGGTCGTAATTACTACTCTCGTCATGACTACGAAGCCATAGATAGTGAGCGTGCCAATCAACTGCTTGCTAACCTCTATACTCAAATCCCCACTCTCAAGGGGAAAAAATTGGGCAATTACGAGGTTGAATATAGCGATGACTTTAGCTACACCGACCCAGTAGATGGTAGCATCAGCGAAAATCAGGGAATTCGCATTGGATTTACCGATGGCTCTCGGATTGTCTACCGCCTCTCTGGAACTGGAACTCAAGGCGCGACGTTGCGAATTTATTTGGAAAGCTATGAGCCTGACACTAGTAAGCAAAATCTTGAGCCGCAACAGAACCTTGCAGACTTAATTACTATTGCAAATGAAGTTGCCCAAGTACGCACATTTACAAACATGGAAAAACCAACTGTAATTACTTAA
- a CDS encoding DUF2330 domain-containing protein, translating into MKLFRLLTPLLLTVVAVLCFAPAAWAFCGFYVAKADTKLYNKASQVVMARDGDRTVLTMANDFQGEVKDFAMVVPVPTVLQKEQVHVAEPKIIERLDAFSAPRLVEYFDSDPCAATDWVEQAPAPSAAVRGGAARERGGDANLGVTVEARFNVGEYDILILSAKESGGLETWLKRNGYKIPRGAKQLLQPYIRSSMKFFVAKVNLDKFEQSGYQFLRPLQISYQSPKFMLPIRLGMINATTEQDLIVYILSSKGGAEITNYRTVKIPSDTNIPLFVKDEFGEFYKSMFQTAYTKEDKKVGFLEYAWDMGSCDPCSAEPLTPQELKQAGVFWLDDNSENNLSVPPNFRRFPSSNVFITRLHIRYTRNKFPEDPMFQQTSNQESFQGRYILQHPFTGEIKCQAGREYKRSLPKRFEQEAQTLAKLTNWNIQEIRNKMKLSVGNLTYSWWENFWSWLGLY; encoded by the coding sequence ATGAAACTTTTTAGACTTTTAACACCATTACTGCTGACAGTTGTAGCTGTGCTGTGCTTTGCACCGGCAGCTTGGGCATTTTGTGGATTTTATGTAGCTAAAGCAGATACAAAGCTATATAACAAAGCTTCTCAGGTAGTGATGGCGCGGGATGGCGATCGCACTGTTCTGACGATGGCAAACGACTTCCAGGGCGAAGTCAAAGATTTTGCAATGGTAGTACCTGTGCCAACAGTGCTGCAAAAAGAGCAAGTTCATGTAGCTGAACCTAAAATTATCGAGCGCTTGGATGCTTTTAGCGCACCACGATTAGTAGAATATTTTGATTCTGATCCCTGCGCTGCCACCGATTGGGTTGAGCAAGCGCCTGCACCCAGTGCAGCAGTAAGAGGTGGCGCAGCTAGAGAGAGGGGCGGGGATGCTAATTTGGGTGTCACAGTCGAAGCCCGTTTTAACGTGGGCGAATACGACATTTTGATTCTGAGTGCTAAAGAATCTGGAGGATTGGAAACTTGGCTTAAACGCAACGGCTACAAAATTCCTAGAGGAGCAAAACAGTTACTACAGCCCTACATTCGCTCCTCAATGAAGTTCTTTGTTGCTAAAGTCAATCTAGATAAATTCGAGCAATCTGGCTACCAGTTTCTTCGTCCGCTGCAAATTTCCTATCAGTCACCGAAGTTCATGTTGCCAATACGTTTGGGCATGATCAATGCTACGACAGAGCAGGATTTGATTGTCTACATCCTCTCCTCGAAAGGAGGTGCAGAAATCACTAACTACCGAACAGTGAAAATCCCTTCCGACACCAACATTCCCTTATTTGTTAAAGATGAATTTGGTGAATTCTACAAGTCAATGTTCCAAACTGCCTACACTAAAGAAGATAAAAAAGTCGGTTTTCTGGAATACGCCTGGGATATGGGTAGTTGCGACCCCTGTTCTGCCGAACCTTTAACCCCACAAGAACTTAAACAAGCAGGCGTATTTTGGCTAGATGATAATTCTGAAAATAATCTGTCAGTACCCCCAAACTTTCGTCGCTTTCCTAGCAGTAATGTGTTTATTACTCGTCTGCATATCCGCTACACCCGCAATAAATTCCCTGAAGACCCGATGTTTCAACAAACTTCCAATCAAGAATCTTTTCAAGGACGTTATATTTTGCAACATCCTTTTACAGGGGAAATTAAGTGTCAGGCTGGTAGAGAGTATAAGCGGTCTTTACCCAAGCGTTTTGAACAAGAAGCACAAACTCTTGCCAAGCTAACCAACTGGAATATCCAAGAAATTCGTAACAAAATGAAACTGAGTGTTGGTAATCTAACTTATTCTTGGTGGGAAAATTTCTGGTCTTGGCTAGGATTATATTAA
- a CDS encoding Rrf2 family transcriptional regulator, protein MVLSNKSEYALLALLELATCYPNGESLQIREIAALQNIPNRYLEQLLATLRRQGLIKSIRGAKGGYVLARDPRTITVLDALSCMEGLDAAVPTDEPTPNTIENQLIQEVWQEARQAANLVLQKHTLQDLCERRASRAQELMYYI, encoded by the coding sequence GTGGTACTCTCTAACAAATCAGAATATGCACTTCTAGCCCTGTTAGAGCTGGCAACCTGCTACCCTAACGGGGAATCTCTACAAATTCGAGAAATAGCGGCATTACAAAATATCCCAAACCGCTATTTGGAACAACTTTTGGCAACGTTAAGACGGCAAGGCCTGATTAAGAGCATACGTGGAGCCAAAGGTGGCTATGTTCTGGCAAGAGACCCACGGACAATTACAGTTTTAGATGCTTTAAGCTGTATGGAAGGCTTAGACGCTGCTGTCCCTACTGATGAGCCGACTCCCAACACCATAGAAAACCAGTTGATTCAGGAAGTCTGGCAGGAAGCACGTCAAGCAGCGAACTTAGTTTTGCAAAAACATACACTCCAAGACCTTTGTGAAAGGCGAGCCAGCCGAGCGCAGGAGTTAATGTATTATATCTAG
- a CDS encoding sigma-70 family RNA polymerase sigma factor, whose amino-acid sequence MVVEFDEQLRGLVVQACGHPPGSIQRQKLLTQIIRLTSRKLWRESTPYYQDALQQTWLYFCRNVCEGLTGQTYDPTYGSVITWLNAYLKRRLQDFYLNLHREQATTVSLRHYQSTSGDRNETIDPIDNLPATPQAPPILENLEIWIKTDSDGELRHTHIKGRPDVNCQVLILKRLPPEVSWRELSEEFGLPIPTLSSFYQRQCLPRLRKFAELEGLL is encoded by the coding sequence ATGGTTGTTGAATTCGATGAACAGCTACGTGGCTTAGTTGTCCAAGCCTGTGGACACCCACCTGGAAGCATTCAGCGTCAGAAGCTGCTCACGCAAATTATTCGCCTGACTTCCAGAAAACTATGGAGGGAAAGTACTCCTTACTATCAAGATGCACTGCAACAAACTTGGTTGTATTTCTGTCGCAACGTCTGTGAAGGTTTGACAGGTCAAACCTATGACCCTACTTATGGCAGTGTTATTACTTGGCTGAATGCTTACCTAAAACGCAGATTACAAGACTTTTACCTAAACCTGCACCGGGAACAAGCCACAACAGTCTCTCTTAGGCATTATCAGTCTACATCGGGTGACAGAAATGAAACTATTGACCCTATAGATAACTTGCCTGCCACCCCCCAAGCACCTCCCATTTTGGAAAACTTGGAGATATGGATCAAAACAGACTCTGATGGAGAACTGCGTCATACTCACATTAAAGGGCGTCCAGACGTAAATTGTCAGGTGTTGATTTTAAAACGCCTACCCCCAGAAGTTAGCTGGAGAGAGTTGTCTGAGGAGTTCGGGTTGCCAATCCCGACATTGAGCAGTTTTTATCAACGTCAGTGTCTACCACGCTTACGAAAATTTGCTGAGTTGGAGGGTTTGTTATGA
- a CDS encoding helix-turn-helix transcriptional regulator codes for MKQKPKPRIALLREKAGLTQLELSRLVGVTESTIQNWESGRTGTDHIERIIRFCKALNCPVEELIEYASDSSEEPAAKPSSLSEIHTLLGTDDLPKTPSLQPEVTQQQQARS; via the coding sequence GTGAAACAAAAGCCAAAACCAAGGATTGCTTTGCTTCGAGAAAAGGCAGGGTTAACCCAGCTTGAGTTGTCACGTCTTGTAGGCGTGACTGAAAGCACTATCCAAAACTGGGAAAGCGGCAGGACTGGCACAGATCATATTGAAAGAATCATTAGGTTTTGCAAAGCCCTGAATTGCCCAGTAGAAGAACTAATTGAGTATGCGAGTGATTCATCAGAAGAACCAGCTGCAAAACCGAGTTCATTAAGTGAGATACATACTCTATTAGGGACTGATGATCTGCCTAAAACACCTAGCTTGCAACCTGAAGTCACTCAACAGCAACAGGCTAGGAGTTAG